From Weissella confusa, a single genomic window includes:
- the mutS gene encoding DNA mismatch repair protein MutS, producing the protein MAKPKETPMMKQYNEIKAQYPDAFLFYRLGDFYELFNDDAVLGSQLLELTLTQRNKNSAEPIPMAGVPHHAAQNYIDILVDKGYKVAVVEQMENPAEAEGMVRREVVQLVTPGTRMRNTADAAKENNYLVSLSMTPVGGFGLAYADLSTGEVKATSVSATNGVLNEISRLETKEIVTNAELPDELMANLTSLGILVSKQEEGPANAETSYLTQQLEVPEQKEAADILLAYLFTTQKRSLDHLQMATPYEIAQYLKLDRNSRANLELTVNLRTQQRSGTLLWLLDNTKTAMGGRALKQWLEQPLLDRETIEARYDKIGELLKDFFSRAALQETLKSVYDLERLAGRVAYGTANGRDLLQLRNSLRQVPDIMVTLGDLDPAVFGDLLRRMDPVSDIEILISKAIAEEPPISVTDGGVIRSGYNSRLDEYRDVMKGGKKWLAELEAKEREATGISTLKIGFNKVFGYYIEVTKANIGKLDPDRYTRKQTLANAERFITPELKEREQIILEAETKSSDLEYQLFTEVRDQIKDNIARIQKLAATLAELDVLQSLATVAEQYKFTRPTLVDNQKLVIKDGRHPVVEKVLGHQSYVANDVYMDEDETIMLITGPNMSGKSTYMRQLALTVVMAQIGSYVPASEAELPIFDQIFTRIGAADDLISGNSTFMVEMAEANTALQNATKRSLILFDELGRGTATYDGMALAQAIIEYVHNNTKAKTLFSTHYHELTALSDELDHLRNVHVGATEENGELVFSHKVLTGPADQSYGINVAKLAGLPDSLIARASDILASLEAQDVTISETLVQPQPVSAELAEPVAELPVTSTPEPVVEEDTQLDLFALEPAVDPALQAILDEIKQTNIATMTPLDAMMKLNEWQKQMK; encoded by the coding sequence ATGGCTAAGCCAAAAGAAACACCAATGATGAAACAATATAACGAAATCAAGGCACAATACCCTGATGCGTTTTTGTTTTATCGTCTCGGTGATTTTTATGAATTGTTTAATGATGACGCGGTGTTAGGGTCACAACTATTGGAGTTGACGTTGACACAACGTAATAAGAATTCTGCTGAACCAATTCCGATGGCGGGTGTGCCTCACCACGCCGCACAAAACTATATCGATATTCTGGTTGATAAAGGTTATAAGGTTGCAGTTGTTGAACAAATGGAAAACCCAGCTGAAGCTGAGGGGATGGTTCGCCGTGAGGTTGTCCAACTGGTGACACCTGGAACACGCATGCGCAACACAGCGGATGCGGCTAAGGAAAACAACTACTTGGTTAGCTTATCAATGACGCCAGTTGGTGGCTTTGGATTGGCTTATGCGGACCTTTCAACTGGTGAAGTGAAGGCGACGTCAGTTTCAGCAACGAACGGCGTTTTGAATGAAATCAGTCGTTTGGAGACGAAGGAAATTGTGACGAACGCTGAGTTGCCTGATGAATTGATGGCCAATCTCACGAGCTTGGGTATCTTGGTTTCTAAGCAAGAAGAAGGGCCAGCCAATGCGGAAACGTCATATTTGACGCAACAGCTGGAAGTGCCAGAACAAAAAGAAGCGGCTGATATTTTGTTGGCTTATTTGTTTACGACGCAAAAGCGGTCATTGGACCACTTGCAGATGGCGACGCCTTATGAGATTGCGCAATACCTCAAGTTAGACCGTAATTCACGTGCTAACTTGGAATTGACGGTTAACTTGCGTACGCAACAACGTTCAGGCACGCTTTTGTGGTTGTTGGATAATACCAAGACAGCGATGGGTGGTCGTGCATTGAAGCAATGGTTGGAGCAACCGTTGCTTGATCGCGAGACCATTGAAGCCCGCTATGACAAGATTGGTGAACTGTTGAAGGACTTCTTCTCACGCGCTGCTTTGCAAGAAACGTTGAAGTCAGTTTACGATTTGGAACGATTGGCTGGACGTGTTGCTTATGGTACGGCAAATGGTCGTGACTTGTTGCAACTACGTAATTCATTGCGCCAAGTGCCGGATATTATGGTGACACTTGGTGATTTAGACCCAGCTGTCTTTGGTGACTTGTTACGTCGCATGGATCCAGTATCGGATATTGAAATTTTGATTTCAAAGGCGATTGCTGAGGAACCACCAATTTCAGTCACTGACGGTGGTGTGATTCGCTCAGGCTACAACAGCCGTTTGGATGAGTACCGCGATGTGATGAAGGGTGGTAAGAAGTGGCTAGCTGAGCTGGAAGCCAAAGAACGTGAAGCCACTGGTATCAGTACGTTAAAGATTGGTTTCAACAAGGTCTTTGGTTACTACATCGAAGTCACGAAGGCTAACATTGGGAAGCTTGACCCTGACCGTTACACGCGTAAGCAAACGTTGGCAAACGCCGAACGTTTCATCACGCCTGAATTGAAGGAACGTGAGCAAATCATTCTGGAAGCTGAAACAAAGTCGAGCGACTTGGAATACCAATTGTTCACCGAAGTGCGTGACCAAATTAAGGACAACATTGCCCGTATTCAAAAGTTGGCGGCTACCTTGGCTGAGCTTGACGTTTTGCAATCACTTGCGACGGTAGCTGAGCAATACAAGTTCACCCGTCCAACCTTGGTTGATAACCAAAAGCTGGTTATCAAGGACGGACGTCACCCCGTAGTTGAAAAAGTATTGGGCCACCAATCATATGTTGCCAACGACGTCTACATGGACGAAGACGAAACGATTATGTTGATTACTGGACCGAACATGTCTGGTAAGTCAACGTACATGCGCCAATTGGCCTTGACGGTCGTGATGGCACAAATTGGATCATATGTCCCTGCTAGTGAGGCGGAATTACCAATCTTCGACCAAATCTTTACCCGTATTGGGGCCGCTGATGATTTGATTTCTGGAAATTCAACGTTCATGGTTGAAATGGCCGAAGCAAATACAGCATTGCAAAATGCGACGAAGCGTTCACTGATTTTGTTTGATGAGTTGGGTCGTGGAACGGCAACGTATGACGGTATGGCTTTGGCACAAGCAATCATTGAGTATGTTCACAATAACACCAAGGCAAAGACACTCTTCTCAACTCACTATCACGAATTGACGGCATTGTCAGATGAGCTTGATCATTTGCGCAATGTTCACGTTGGTGCAACGGAAGAGAATGGTGAATTGGTCTTTTCACACAAGGTTTTGACAGGCCCAGCTGACCAAAGTTACGGTATTAACGTGGCGAAGTTGGCGGGCTTGCCAGACTCATTGATTGCCCGTGCATCTGATATTTTGGCAAGTCTGGAAGCCCAAGATGTGACGATTTCAGAAACGTTAGTACAACCGCAACCAGTATCAGCCGAGTTGGCTGAACCAGTGGCTGAACTGCCAGTTACGTCGACACCTGAGCCGGTTGTTGAAGAAGATACGCAACTTGACTTGTTTGCGTTGGAACCAGCGGTTGATCCTGCGCTACAAGCCATTTTGGATGAAATTAAGCAAACCAACATCGCAACGATGACGCCACTTGATGCGATGATGAAACTAAATGAGTGGCAAAAGCAAATGAAGTAA
- a CDS encoding DUF177 domain-containing protein — protein MKWQYAELQKYKTESLQFSEVVDLKEPLLATFGDVVLDVTPLTVTGFAQADREDIIIHANVKGKLVTPSTRSLTPVEMDVDFDIDEVYLQNEEHADRYEIEDSVILIEDGLIDFDQALMEYVALSVPLQVLTEEEKDQPMPEGKGWAVISEDDFEQKQEEAPAQANTPLAGLADLFKDED, from the coding sequence ATGAAGTGGCAATATGCTGAACTCCAAAAGTACAAGACTGAATCATTGCAATTCAGCGAGGTCGTTGATTTGAAGGAGCCTTTGTTGGCAACTTTTGGTGACGTTGTATTGGACGTTACACCATTGACGGTTACTGGATTTGCGCAAGCTGATCGTGAAGACATCATTATTCACGCAAACGTGAAGGGAAAGTTGGTGACACCATCAACGCGTTCATTGACGCCGGTTGAAATGGATGTTGATTTCGATATCGATGAAGTTTACTTGCAAAACGAAGAGCACGCTGATCGTTATGAAATCGAAGACTCAGTTATTTTGATTGAAGATGGATTGATTGATTTTGATCAAGCCTTGATGGAATACGTTGCTTTGTCAGTGCCACTTCAAGTCTTGACGGAAGAAGAGAAGGACCAACCAATGCCAGAAGGTAAGGGCTGGGCTGTCATTTCTGAAGACGATTTTGAACAAAAGCAAGAAGAAGCACCAGCACAAGCGAATACACCTTTGGCTGGCTTGGCAGATTTGTTCAAGGACGAAGATTAA
- a CDS encoding nucleotidyltransferase — MEAVGLVTEYNPFHNGHAYHVAQAKAVTGADTVVAVMSGNYVQRGLPAIFDKWRRTELALAGGVDIVFELPFAFAVQPAHIFARGAVQLLADAGVSNIVFGAEHAELDFLALAQQARDRLAADEHFSADYSQTYATAFNDVLAEVVGFRLTDPNDMLGFAYATAVIELGLVSQIRLQPIQRIKAGYHDTTLSDDHIASATALRELINQEAPETAFADYVSQPAAEWLAQGAQTADWSETWYDALRYKVLTTPIDELENIYQLTDGLAYRLKETIERDTTADYETFMTTFKSKRYTQARLQRTLLYTVLNITDAEMQTAMQRPYLRMLGATKVGRRYLKQQRESFTLPLIHKVEKDDLTGILMLDYRAGRLYQQFSRTRQDKASPLDTGRIPVFIERG, encoded by the coding sequence ATGGAGGCAGTTGGGTTAGTAACTGAATATAATCCATTCCATAATGGACATGCCTACCATGTCGCCCAAGCAAAGGCGGTTACTGGTGCTGATACAGTTGTGGCTGTCATGAGCGGTAACTATGTGCAACGTGGGTTACCAGCCATTTTCGATAAGTGGCGACGTACGGAATTAGCGTTAGCGGGTGGGGTTGATATCGTTTTTGAACTACCCTTCGCTTTCGCTGTGCAACCAGCACATATTTTTGCACGGGGTGCCGTACAACTGTTAGCGGATGCCGGCGTTTCAAATATCGTTTTTGGTGCCGAGCATGCTGAGTTGGATTTCTTAGCACTCGCACAGCAGGCCCGTGACCGTTTGGCAGCGGATGAACATTTCTCAGCTGATTATTCACAGACCTATGCCACAGCATTTAATGATGTTCTGGCCGAGGTTGTTGGATTCCGGTTGACGGATCCAAATGATATGTTGGGTTTTGCTTATGCCACAGCGGTAATTGAACTTGGTTTGGTGAGTCAGATTCGACTACAACCGATTCAACGCATTAAAGCTGGGTATCATGATACAACGCTTTCGGATGATCACATTGCGAGTGCGACCGCGCTACGTGAGTTGATTAATCAGGAGGCGCCAGAAACGGCATTTGCTGACTATGTTTCGCAACCAGCAGCTGAATGGTTAGCACAAGGTGCGCAAACAGCTGATTGGTCTGAAACGTGGTATGATGCGTTGCGCTATAAAGTGTTGACCACGCCAATTGACGAATTAGAAAACATTTATCAATTGACAGATGGGTTGGCATACCGTCTTAAAGAAACCATTGAACGGGACACAACAGCTGACTATGAGACGTTTATGACAACGTTTAAGTCAAAGCGTTATACGCAAGCTCGCTTGCAACGAACGCTGTTGTACACTGTTTTGAATATAACGGATGCTGAGATGCAAACGGCGATGCAACGACCTTATTTGCGCATGCTAGGTGCAACAAAAGTCGGTCGCCGGTATTTGAAGCAACAACGTGAGTCATTCACGTTGCCGTTGATACATAAAGTTGAGAAGGATGACCTGACTGGAATCTTAATGCTTGATTACCGAGCTGGTCGCTTGTATCAACAGTTCTCACGGACACGTCAGGACAAAGCGTCACCGCTAGATACGGGACGTATTCCAGTTTTTATAGAAAGAGGATAA